Proteins from a single region of Akkermansiaceae bacterium:
- a CDS encoding alpha/beta fold hydrolase has translation MKRWLLATGLLVPGMVEGQAPPQPLDSAEEIRKALDKPDSQLSKLATSLLGKKGGNHLFYLPTHDEPATPETWGFRYEDVRFDSADGTALHGWFMPARGKRPKGTIVFSHGNAGSVGHHLGFTMWLVEGGYNVLMYDYRGFGKSAGAVDRRGMIDDVKAAFTYVGQRKDVDRTRLISFGHSLGGAKSITALGESPVTGVCAIIIDGTFASYRAMARVVGGQLGEDLVTDELSPLGFVPKLPTVPFLVVHGTKDEVVPYKQGLSLFENAHEPKTMFTVEEGTHGGSLVRDNGAYRKQVLAWLEASLKG, from the coding sequence ATGAAACGATGGCTTCTCGCTACGGGCCTGCTGGTCCCCGGCATGGTGGAGGGCCAGGCTCCGCCCCAGCCGCTGGACTCCGCGGAGGAGATCCGCAAGGCGCTCGACAAGCCGGACAGCCAGCTTTCGAAACTGGCCACCTCCCTCCTCGGGAAAAAGGGCGGCAACCATCTGTTCTACCTGCCCACACACGATGAACCCGCCACGCCGGAAACTTGGGGCTTCAGATACGAGGACGTCCGCTTTGACTCCGCCGATGGCACCGCCCTCCACGGCTGGTTCATGCCCGCCCGCGGGAAACGGCCGAAGGGCACCATCGTTTTTTCCCATGGCAACGCGGGGTCCGTCGGACACCACCTGGGCTTCACCATGTGGCTGGTGGAGGGAGGCTACAACGTGCTGATGTACGACTACCGTGGCTTCGGGAAATCCGCCGGGGCCGTGGACCGCCGCGGCATGATCGATGACGTGAAAGCCGCCTTCACCTACGTCGGCCAGCGCAAGGACGTTGACCGGACGCGGCTCATTTCCTTCGGCCACAGCCTCGGCGGCGCGAAGTCCATCACGGCGCTGGGTGAAAGCCCCGTCACGGGCGTGTGCGCCATCATCATCGACGGCACCTTCGCCTCCTACCGGGCGATGGCCCGTGTGGTGGGCGGCCAGCTCGGGGAGGACCTGGTGACCGACGAGCTGTCACCGCTGGGTTTCGTCCCGAAGCTGCCCACCGTCCCTTTCCTCGTCGTCCATGGCACCAAGGATGAGGTGGTGCCCTACAAGCAGGGCCTCTCGCTCTTCGAGAACGCCCATGAGCCGAAGACCATGTTCACCGTGGAGGAGGGCACCCACGGCGGCTCCCTCGTCCGCGACAACGGCGCCTACCGGAAGCAGGTGCTCGCCTGGCTGGAGGCCAGCCTCAAGGGCTGA
- a CDS encoding Gfo/Idh/MocA family oxidoreductase has protein sequence MSKKEIRIGLIGYGFMGRTHSNAYSQLSHFFDTEHVPVRQAVCGRDEAKVKAFAEKWGYASYETDWRELVKREDIDAVDICTPNDSHAEIALECIKHGKMILCEKPLALDGVQGEKMVEAVEASGLPNLVWYNYRFLPAVTLAKNIVDAGELGRVFHYRANFLQDWTISEELPQGGAGLWRLDAAAAGSGVTGDLLAHCIDTARWINGDIVSVSAMTETFIKERVHTATGEKHPVTIDDACAFIARFENGSLAIFESTRYARGHKALYTFEINGEKKSLAWDLHDMNYLSYFDHGVPGDRRGWTNIHATDGDHPYSGNWWVPGLCLGYEHSFTHELAEFFKSLDDPSAEKRYPDFRHALGTQYVCDAVLESAKTKQWVDVKKA, from the coding sequence CCATTTCTTCGATACCGAGCACGTGCCCGTCCGCCAGGCGGTCTGCGGCCGTGACGAGGCGAAGGTGAAGGCCTTCGCCGAGAAGTGGGGCTACGCTTCCTACGAAACCGACTGGCGCGAGCTGGTGAAGCGCGAGGACATCGACGCCGTCGATATCTGCACGCCGAACGACTCCCACGCCGAGATCGCGCTCGAGTGCATCAAGCACGGCAAGATGATCCTCTGTGAGAAGCCGCTCGCGCTCGATGGTGTGCAGGGTGAGAAGATGGTCGAAGCCGTCGAGGCATCCGGCCTGCCGAACCTCGTCTGGTACAACTACCGCTTCCTCCCGGCTGTCACGCTGGCGAAGAACATCGTGGATGCCGGTGAACTCGGCCGCGTGTTCCACTACCGCGCGAACTTCCTGCAAGACTGGACCATTTCCGAAGAACTGCCGCAGGGTGGTGCCGGACTCTGGCGTCTGGATGCGGCGGCCGCAGGCTCCGGTGTGACCGGCGACCTGCTCGCCCACTGCATCGACACCGCCCGCTGGATCAACGGTGACATCGTCTCCGTGTCCGCGATGACGGAGACCTTCATCAAGGAGCGCGTCCACACCGCCACCGGAGAGAAGCACCCGGTGACCATCGACGACGCGTGCGCGTTCATCGCCCGCTTCGAGAACGGCTCGCTGGCGATCTTCGAATCGACCCGCTACGCCCGCGGCCACAAGGCGCTCTACACCTTCGAGATCAACGGCGAGAAGAAGTCACTGGCGTGGGATCTCCACGACATGAACTACCTCTCGTATTTCGACCACGGCGTTCCCGGCGACCGCCGCGGCTGGACGAACATCCACGCCACGGACGGGGACCATCCGTATTCCGGCAACTGGTGGGTTCCGGGCCTCTGCCTTGGCTATGAGCACTCCTTCACCCATGAGCTGGCGGAGTTCTTCAAGTCGCTCGACGATCCATCGGCGGAGAAGCGCTACCCGGACTTCCGCCACGCGCTGGGCACCCAGTACGTGTGCGACGCCGTGCTTGAGTCCGCGAAGACCAAGCAGTGGGTGGATGTGAAGAAAGCCTGA
- a CDS encoding PEP-CTERM sorting domain-containing protein, whose product MIRKIPLSLPVPAALVLAVSSASATIVFPFDNTAATYRPANFIGWNSYHLNGTTVTDLTATAPDGSTGGANQIGIGSANGVGGTLSYLFSISDGANQRFAAVESVSSPATTSVTWQMGNSTNSTTVRLVVQTAGSWYATQTGYSTAATTLAQFQGTGGSATLVSVDFSTATWFSYDLTTMVVGSTGVALPSNDLAGVGFHIFNSADNAVTRLDNLTLVPEPSAALLGTLAGFGFAIRRRR is encoded by the coding sequence ATGATCCGAAAAATCCCTCTGTCCCTCCCGGTGCCGGCCGCCTTGGTTCTCGCCGTCTCATCCGCTTCCGCGACGATCGTCTTTCCCTTCGATAACACGGCCGCCACCTACCGGCCCGCCAATTTCATCGGCTGGAATTCCTACCATCTGAATGGAACGACGGTCACGGATCTCACCGCCACCGCGCCGGACGGGAGCACGGGTGGCGCCAATCAGATCGGAATCGGCAGCGCGAACGGAGTGGGCGGCACCCTCAGCTACCTCTTCTCGATCAGCGATGGTGCCAACCAGCGGTTCGCCGCGGTGGAATCCGTCTCATCGCCCGCCACCACCAGCGTGACCTGGCAGATGGGGAACAGCACCAACTCCACCACGGTGCGCCTCGTCGTCCAGACCGCCGGAAGCTGGTATGCCACCCAGACAGGCTACTCGACCGCCGCCACCACATTGGCCCAGTTCCAAGGCACCGGAGGTTCCGCGACATTGGTGAGCGTGGATTTCAGCACCGCCACCTGGTTTTCCTATGATCTCACCACGATGGTAGTGGGATCGACCGGGGTGGCCCTGCCTTCCAACGATCTCGCCGGCGTCGGGTTCCACATCTTCAACTCGGCGGACAACGCCGTCACCCGCCTCGACAATCTCACGCTCGTTCCGGAGCCATCCGCGGCCCTGCTTGGAACCCTCGCCGGATTTGGTTTTGCAATCCGGCGGAGGCGCTGA
- a CDS encoding DUF1003 domain-containing protein — protein sequence MEKSAPSGPPHHFRFHRSLSNLAPVFGDDWFSLKAEGFARFFGTPKFLIGQTTFVATWIILNLTGVVRFDIYPFILLNLAFSLQAAYAAPLILLAQTRQADRDKAHADADARHREDLALATQQRQEQVAELSTQMLELLKRNTELTAMTKAMSERIEILTVEMHGRISGK from the coding sequence ATGGAAAAGTCCGCTCCTTCCGGTCCGCCGCATCATTTCCGGTTCCACCGGTCGCTGTCCAATCTCGCACCGGTCTTCGGGGACGACTGGTTCTCGCTGAAGGCGGAGGGGTTCGCCCGCTTCTTCGGCACGCCGAAGTTCCTGATCGGCCAGACGACCTTTGTCGCTACCTGGATCATCCTCAACCTGACGGGCGTGGTCCGGTTTGATATCTATCCGTTCATCCTGCTGAATCTGGCGTTCAGCCTGCAGGCGGCGTATGCGGCGCCCCTCATCCTGCTGGCACAGACGCGGCAGGCGGACCGGGACAAGGCGCATGCGGACGCGGATGCCCGCCACCGGGAGGATCTGGCGCTGGCCACCCAGCAGCGGCAGGAGCAGGTGGCGGAGCTGTCCACGCAGATGCTGGAACTCCTGAAGCGGAACACGGAGCTGACGGCGATGACGAAGGCGATGAGCGAACGGATCGAGATCCTGACCGTCGAGATGCACGGCCGCATTTCGGGGAAATGA
- a CDS encoding VWA domain-containing protein — protein MKQENDLHTEPARESFRSKIGGGSLITSIAVHGALLAVGVVWILQVIPEEETRADIRFGNQGGPPAGEKTASRKQREALSRPDLSRVSAMGTVSSFTLPEPETMAGLSALGSISSASGGGFQPGRNLSDNLGGTGGMQVAGDGVGPGIFTIADMRPAGRIAYVLDFSVTMAGEKDALMRSELTKALKALPTTARYSVICFSGPVWLPGDEVNGGIVKSRGKTYQWDSKSLWEWTHRGPTMEVPWLDAKPSEVKRTLSLVDDVKTIGGTDWEGPLEMAIAMNPPPDVVFFMTDGVMEQRDMMRLTRGIAAKAKARKVTINTVAMMEPGAEEPMADLAKRTGGSFTIVGKDGKVRKAGR, from the coding sequence ATGAAACAGGAAAACGACCTCCACACTGAACCCGCACGCGAATCCTTCCGCTCGAAAATCGGCGGCGGATCGCTCATCACCTCCATCGCCGTCCATGGTGCCCTGCTCGCGGTCGGCGTGGTCTGGATCCTCCAGGTGATCCCCGAGGAGGAGACGAGGGCCGATATCCGCTTCGGGAATCAAGGAGGCCCGCCAGCGGGGGAAAAGACGGCCTCCCGCAAGCAGCGTGAGGCACTCTCCCGCCCGGATCTTTCACGCGTCTCCGCGATGGGGACGGTGTCCTCTTTCACGTTGCCGGAACCGGAGACCATGGCCGGACTGAGCGCGCTCGGCTCCATCAGTTCCGCATCCGGTGGAGGGTTCCAACCCGGAAGAAACCTTTCCGACAATCTCGGCGGCACAGGCGGAATGCAGGTCGCCGGTGATGGTGTCGGCCCGGGGATCTTCACCATCGCCGACATGCGTCCCGCCGGCCGCATCGCCTACGTGCTCGACTTCTCGGTCACCATGGCCGGTGAAAAGGATGCGCTGATGCGTTCCGAACTCACAAAAGCCCTCAAGGCACTCCCCACCACCGCCCGCTACTCCGTCATCTGCTTCTCCGGCCCGGTCTGGCTGCCCGGTGACGAGGTGAATGGAGGGATCGTGAAATCCCGCGGCAAGACCTACCAGTGGGATTCCAAAAGCCTGTGGGAATGGACCCACCGCGGCCCTACCATGGAAGTCCCCTGGCTGGACGCGAAGCCCTCCGAAGTGAAGCGCACGCTGTCCCTGGTGGATGACGTGAAGACCATCGGCGGCACCGACTGGGAAGGACCGCTGGAAATGGCCATCGCCATGAACCCACCGCCTGACGTCGTGTTCTTCATGACCGACGGAGTGATGGAACAGCGTGACATGATGCGCCTCACCCGAGGCATCGCCGCCAAGGCAAAGGCGCGGAAGGTGACCATCAACACCGTCGCCATGATGGAACCCGGAGCCGAAGAACCCATGGCCGACCTCGCCAAACGCACCGGAGGATCGTTCACCATCGTCGGCAAGGATGGGAAGGTCCGCAAGGCGGGGCGTTGA
- a CDS encoding arylsulfatase, whose product MKWLPLWLFVTGHLVAADAPRPNIVIVLADDLGWGDAGCYALESGIPTPNLDKLAASGMRFTNAYCPVSVCSPSRYALMTGAYPWRSWKKRGVLGNWDRPMIPEGQLSLPGMLKKAGYATGGFGKWHLGAEYPTTDGKPPEGRGDFKGKGTNIDLKRPITEGPMDRGFDEWRGMICSSELLMVDGRHVSARIQHELYKPLEIAGFKDLPALNLEDLLPLATSQAIGFIGRRAKEKEPFFLYFAPYVPHIPLAVGAEFRGKTKAGDYGDYVHQLDHHIGLLLAALKKTGQRENTLVIFASDNGSQFETTGDGHRPNAHLRGGKWVIYEGGVRTPFMVSWPGRIPAGTVSDALLALNDLPATLAPLAGGDIPPGAAPDSLDLSPLLLGETPAEPIRNEVVMRASQPDGALRQGDWKYVKRGGKNNAQELYNLAVDPSEKTDLAASEPGRLKELAARFRKLMDESQVGAE is encoded by the coding sequence ATGAAATGGTTGCCGCTCTGGCTTTTCGTGACAGGTCATCTGGTGGCGGCGGATGCCCCGCGGCCGAACATCGTCATCGTCCTGGCGGATGACCTGGGCTGGGGGGATGCCGGCTGCTATGCGCTGGAGTCCGGGATTCCCACGCCGAACCTCGACAAGCTGGCCGCCTCCGGCATGCGGTTCACGAACGCCTACTGCCCGGTCTCCGTTTGTTCACCCAGCCGCTATGCCCTGATGACCGGAGCCTATCCCTGGCGCAGTTGGAAAAAACGCGGCGTGCTGGGGAACTGGGACCGCCCGATGATCCCGGAAGGCCAGCTCTCCCTGCCAGGCATGCTGAAGAAAGCGGGCTATGCCACCGGCGGATTCGGAAAATGGCACCTCGGCGCGGAATACCCAACCACGGACGGGAAACCGCCGGAAGGCCGCGGCGACTTCAAGGGCAAGGGCACCAACATCGACCTGAAGCGCCCCATCACGGAAGGCCCGATGGACCGGGGCTTCGATGAATGGCGCGGCATGATCTGCTCCAGCGAGCTGCTGATGGTGGACGGAAGGCACGTTTCCGCCCGTATCCAGCATGAACTCTACAAGCCGCTGGAGATCGCCGGATTCAAGGACCTGCCGGCACTGAACCTGGAGGACCTGTTGCCGCTGGCCACCAGCCAAGCCATCGGCTTCATCGGACGCAGGGCGAAGGAAAAGGAACCGTTCTTCCTCTACTTCGCGCCGTATGTGCCGCACATCCCCCTCGCCGTCGGGGCCGAGTTCCGCGGGAAAACCAAGGCCGGTGACTACGGCGACTACGTCCACCAGCTTGACCATCACATCGGGCTGCTGCTGGCGGCACTGAAAAAGACCGGGCAGCGGGAGAACACGCTCGTCATCTTCGCCTCTGACAACGGTTCCCAGTTCGAAACCACAGGCGACGGCCACCGCCCCAACGCCCACCTGCGCGGCGGCAAGTGGGTGATCTACGAGGGGGGCGTGCGCACTCCCTTCATGGTCTCATGGCCCGGCAGGATCCCGGCCGGGACCGTGTCCGACGCACTGCTGGCGCTGAATGACCTGCCCGCCACCCTCGCGCCGCTCGCGGGTGGGGACATCCCGCCGGGAGCCGCTCCGGACAGCCTGGACCTCTCCCCGCTCCTGCTCGGCGAGACACCCGCGGAACCCATCCGGAATGAAGTGGTCATGCGAGCATCCCAACCGGACGGCGCCCTGCGCCAGGGAGATTGGAAATATGTGAAACGCGGAGGAAAGAACAACGCGCAGGAACTCTACAATCTGGCCGTGGATCCCTCCGAAAAGACGGACCTCGCCGCCTCGGAACCGGGGCGTCTGAAAGAACTGGCCGCCCGCTTCCGGAAACTGATGGATGAATCCCAGGTTGGCGCCGAGTAG
- a CDS encoding valine--pyruvate transaminase: protein MSYEFSNFGRRLGCGSGIGELMDDLGHALAGGGPDLKMLGGGQPARIPEMESVWRRRLEELLDEPGGIDRALTSYDPPNGNPKFIRAIATLLREQFGWNITPENVGITSGGQTAFYFLFNLLAGEMPDGTRKKILLPLVPEYIGYADQGHGGGLFRAVRPIIEEESEHGFKYRVDFDKLEITPDIAAICASRPTNPTGNVLTDEEIRHLSDLAKAHGIPLIIDNAYGAPFPGILFSDINPHWDEHVILTLSLSKIGLPGARTGIVVGPLQIIRALGSISAIAGLSNPNIGQQVALPLVESGEILRLSKEVVGPFYLEKNRLARQAAEEAFGDDIAWRMHRSEGALFLWFWFPGLPITSMELYQRLKQREVLVIPGHYFFFGDDDQDWKHRHECIRVSYAMDEAVVRDGLRIIAEEVRRAWKEA from the coding sequence ATGTCATACGAATTTTCCAACTTCGGCCGCCGCCTCGGATGTGGCAGCGGCATCGGTGAACTCATGGACGACCTCGGCCACGCACTCGCGGGCGGCGGCCCGGACCTGAAGATGCTGGGCGGCGGACAACCGGCCCGCATCCCGGAGATGGAGTCCGTCTGGCGCAGGCGGCTGGAGGAACTGCTGGATGAACCGGGCGGCATTGACCGCGCGCTGACCTCCTATGATCCGCCGAACGGAAACCCGAAGTTCATCCGCGCCATCGCCACCTTGCTGCGGGAGCAGTTCGGCTGGAACATCACGCCGGAAAACGTGGGCATCACCAGCGGTGGCCAGACCGCCTTCTACTTCCTCTTCAACCTGCTGGCGGGCGAAATGCCGGACGGCACTCGTAAAAAAATCCTGCTGCCCCTGGTACCGGAATACATCGGCTACGCGGACCAGGGACACGGCGGGGGTCTCTTCCGCGCGGTCCGCCCCATCATCGAGGAGGAAAGCGAGCACGGTTTCAAATACCGCGTCGATTTCGACAAGCTGGAGATCACGCCCGACATCGCCGCCATCTGCGCCTCACGCCCCACCAACCCCACCGGCAACGTTCTCACCGATGAAGAGATCCGGCACCTGTCCGACCTGGCGAAAGCCCACGGCATCCCGCTCATCATCGACAACGCCTACGGCGCGCCGTTTCCCGGCATCCTCTTTTCCGACATCAACCCGCACTGGGATGAGCATGTGATCCTCACGCTGAGCCTGTCGAAAATCGGACTGCCCGGCGCGCGCACCGGCATCGTCGTCGGCCCTCTGCAGATCATCCGGGCGCTGGGATCCATCAGTGCCATCGCGGGACTGTCCAACCCGAACATCGGCCAGCAGGTCGCCCTGCCCCTCGTCGAATCCGGGGAGATCCTCCGCCTGAGCAAGGAAGTCGTCGGGCCGTTCTATCTGGAGAAAAACCGGCTCGCCCGGCAGGCGGCGGAGGAGGCCTTCGGCGATGACATCGCATGGCGCATGCACCGCAGCGAGGGCGCGCTGTTCCTGTGGTTCTGGTTCCCCGGTCTGCCCATCACCTCGATGGAACTCTACCAGCGCCTCAAGCAACGCGAGGTGCTCGTCATCCCCGGCCACTACTTCTTCTTCGGCGACGATGACCAGGACTGGAAGCACCGCCACGAATGCATCCGCGTGTCCTACGCGATGGATGAAGCGGTCGTCCGTGACGGCCTGCGCATCATCGCGGAGGAAGTCCGGCGGGCATGGAAGGAGGCTTGA
- a CDS encoding redoxin domain-containing protein, translated as MSIKAGDQAPDFTLVTLAEDGPQLVKLSDEYAKSNVVLVFVPAAFTGVCTTELCDLTSGLSAYEELGAKVFGISGDSPFAQGEWAKKEGITIPLLSDYEHKVAEAYGIAYTSFLPEKNLIFGGVAKRSAFVIDKNGVVQYAEVQEHPKDLPDFEKVKETLKGL; from the coding sequence ATGTCCATCAAAGCCGGCGACCAAGCCCCTGATTTCACACTCGTCACGCTCGCCGAAGACGGGCCGCAACTCGTCAAACTGTCCGATGAGTACGCGAAGTCGAACGTCGTCCTCGTTTTCGTTCCCGCCGCGTTCACCGGCGTCTGCACCACGGAGCTGTGCGACCTGACCTCCGGCCTCTCCGCCTATGAGGAACTCGGCGCGAAGGTGTTCGGCATCTCCGGTGACAGCCCCTTCGCCCAAGGCGAGTGGGCGAAAAAGGAAGGCATCACCATCCCGCTGCTGAGCGACTACGAACACAAGGTGGCGGAAGCCTACGGCATCGCCTACACCAGCTTCCTGCCGGAGAAGAATCTCATCTTCGGTGGTGTGGCGAAGCGTTCCGCCTTCGTCATCGACAAAAACGGCGTCGTCCAATACGCCGAGGTTCAGGAGCATCCGAAGGACCTGCCCGACTTCGAAAAAGTGAAGGAAACCCTCAAGGGTCTCTGA
- a CDS encoding choice-of-anchor D domain-containing protein, which translates to MKTRLPRASRLLTMIAISAAIHPAVAQEVTVDGNLDSSFSPVTPDTPGNPQIIESLVTTSDGDIIATGTFTQIKSSTEPTFSTRSRVAKFTNGGALTGFAPNLAGRVLNASAEPDGTVLFAGLFTSANDTPRRLVARYFSDGSLDTSFTLGSPWNGLANVISVTSHRNGYLLSADAGLLRISRTGVNDSTFKPYYLRGSVNSTTLLQGGQFLINGPFGLVGLNGSGVNSGFLERLAPDGGVTTPAFTHGVNQQVYCSAVQADGRILVGGIFGPFNTPAYPTAGLTRLMPNGEPDEDFIARHQFSSGSAFVDGAVRSIAIQADGRILIAGDFTNIRTPVKQGGLWITAVRRGIARLYPDGSFDETFDAKIDSVHNGTPRVYGISLQADGKILLHGEFVTFNGSNRRGAARLTNYSATQNLTYEDGIIRWVRGGSAPETQNVLFEQQSVHTDFKWEPVDTDGMATREAATANWTKAAAIPPGSLIRASARIAVGQANASTSIVSSTIGYMMPELSLMRDDPPSAIIHNSTTSFPTTGVGSPMDAAFTLQNIGQGEMTPVDVEISGANASEFSVLIPPAAPIAAGGSAVMEIRFNPTSPGAKSAVVTVNTNDPFLPAFKFNVTGTAITALEYFRLTHFNTTANTGDAADDKDPDGDGLTNFFEFVAGMNPTDRTSTFTCRVDKSGTYPKAIFGPCLNNRTYEVWSSTSLNGDWAPAVGSTTAIGTQRTFTDSDASGTKRFYRVKIIRP; encoded by the coding sequence ATGAAAACCCGCCTTCCAAGAGCCAGCAGATTGCTCACGATGATCGCGATCTCGGCGGCCATCCACCCTGCCGTAGCCCAAGAGGTGACTGTGGATGGAAATTTGGACAGCTCATTTAGCCCCGTCACTCCTGATACTCCAGGGAACCCGCAAATCATTGAGTCCCTCGTAACTACCTCAGACGGGGATATTATTGCCACCGGAACTTTCACTCAGATCAAATCCTCAACGGAGCCAACATTTTCGACCCGGTCAAGGGTTGCCAAATTCACAAATGGGGGTGCTTTAACTGGCTTCGCTCCCAATTTGGCAGGTCGGGTACTTAATGCCTCGGCGGAACCGGACGGAACAGTTCTCTTTGCCGGCCTGTTTACATCAGCGAACGATACCCCTCGCAGACTGGTGGCAAGGTACTTCTCGGACGGTTCCTTGGATACAAGCTTCACGCTTGGTTCACCTTGGAACGGACTCGCAAATGTCATAAGCGTCACCAGCCACCGCAACGGCTATCTTCTGTCAGCGGACGCAGGATTGCTACGCATCAGCAGAACCGGCGTAAATGATTCTACCTTCAAACCATATTATCTGCGCGGTTCCGTTAACAGCACAACTCTCCTTCAGGGAGGTCAATTCCTTATCAACGGACCGTTTGGACTAGTTGGCCTAAATGGGTCAGGGGTAAATAGCGGGTTTCTGGAGCGTCTTGCACCCGACGGAGGAGTAACCACCCCGGCATTTACCCATGGCGTCAACCAGCAAGTTTATTGTTCAGCGGTTCAGGCTGACGGGAGAATCCTTGTGGGTGGAATATTTGGTCCTTTCAATACTCCGGCATATCCGACCGCAGGGCTTACCCGTCTTATGCCAAATGGCGAGCCCGACGAGGACTTCATCGCACGCCATCAATTCAGTTCCGGCTCTGCCTTCGTCGACGGCGCGGTGAGAAGCATCGCAATCCAAGCCGACGGAAGGATCCTTATCGCGGGGGATTTCACTAACATCCGAACTCCAGTGAAACAAGGAGGGCTTTGGATTACAGCGGTTCGTAGGGGAATTGCCCGACTTTACCCGGATGGCTCATTCGATGAAACCTTTGATGCCAAGATTGATTCCGTACACAATGGTACGCCGCGGGTCTATGGTATTTCATTGCAAGCTGACGGAAAAATCCTGCTCCACGGCGAGTTCGTCACCTTCAATGGATCCAACCGCCGAGGAGCTGCCCGGCTCACCAACTATTCCGCCACTCAGAATCTCACCTATGAGGATGGCATCATTCGCTGGGTGCGCGGTGGCAGCGCTCCCGAAACCCAGAATGTTCTCTTCGAACAACAATCTGTGCATACGGACTTTAAATGGGAACCCGTGGATACGGACGGAATGGCGACTCGTGAAGCTGCCACTGCAAACTGGACAAAGGCTGCGGCAATTCCTCCCGGCTCCCTGATACGGGCCTCTGCTAGAATCGCGGTTGGTCAAGCCAACGCATCCACCAGCATCGTCTCCTCCACCATCGGCTACATGATGCCGGAGCTCAGCCTGATGCGGGACGACCCACCTTCGGCCATCATCCACAACAGCACGACCTCCTTCCCCACGACCGGCGTCGGTTCCCCGATGGATGCCGCCTTCACCCTGCAGAACATTGGCCAGGGGGAAATGACTCCGGTCGATGTCGAAATCTCCGGCGCCAATGCGTCCGAATTCAGCGTCCTGATCCCCCCGGCCGCTCCCATCGCCGCGGGTGGATCGGCAGTGATGGAAATCCGTTTCAACCCGACGAGCCCGGGGGCAAAGTCCGCCGTCGTCACCGTCAACACGAACGATCCGTTTCTGCCCGCCTTCAAGTTCAACGTCACGGGCACCGCGATCACCGCGCTCGAATATTTCCGCCTGACCCATTTCAACACGACGGCCAACACCGGTGACGCCGCCGATGACAAGGACCCGGACGGAGACGGGCTGACGAACTTCTTCGAGTTCGTGGCCGGCATGAACCCCACCGACCGCACCTCCACCTTCACCTGCCGCGTGGACAAATCCGGCACCTATCCCAAGGCCATCTTCGGTCCGTGCCTGAACAACCGGACGTATGAGGTGTGGTCCAGCACCTCCCTCAATGGCGACTGGGCACCCGCCGTCGGCTCCACGACCGCCATCGGCACCCAGCGGACCTTCACGGACTCCGATGCCTCCGGCACCAAGCGCTTCTACCGGGTGAAGATCATCCGCCCGTAA